CGCATACGCGGTGCTTAACATGATGTCTCCTCTGGACTTCGAGGCATATTCGAGTCACTCGTGGTATGTCTTGGCTCGCCGCAAGATACGTGCTGCCTGGTATAATTTGCAACGGCTGTTTTCGGTGACATGCTCATACCTCCGAGGAGGTGCATCGGTGGCCGCCAGCATCGTGGAAGGAGCGAAGGTGTCTCAGAGGGAGACTTCTCGGCGCACCCGGCGACTCATCGTCGAGGCCGCCGGCGCCGTGTTCGCGGAGAAGGGCTTCAACGGGGCCACGATCGCGGACGTTTACCAGCGACTCGGCCTGACCAAGGGCGCTTTCTACTACTACTTCAAGGGCAAGGAAGAGCTGGCCCAGGCCGTCCTGGCCAGCCAGATCGACACGGTCGGCTTCCCCATCCTGCCGCGGAGCACCCGCCTCCAGGAGATGATCGACAAGGGCATGCTCTTCGCCGTTCAGATCCGCACCGATCCGATCGTGCAGGGCAGCCTGAGGCTCTCCCTGGAGCGCGGCAGCCATCATGAGCACCGCCTGCGGCCCTACCAGGACTGGATCGACCACAACCGGCTCGCCCTGGGGCAGGCCCGGGAGTGCGGCGAACTCCACGCGCACGTGGACCTGGACGCGGTCGCCAACCTCATCGTCGGCGGCTTCACCGGGGTGCAGGTGCTCTCGGAAGTGGTGTCCGACTGGGAGGACCTGGAAGTACGGGTATCCGTGCTGCTCAGGCACATCATGCCGATCATCGCGCTGCCGACGGTGCTGGCCGAGCTCGACATGGCTCCCGGCCGCGCCGAGCGGGTCGCAGCCGACCTGGAGAAGCACCTGCGGGAGCGGGCCGAGGCCGAACCGGCTGATCCGGCCGATACGGCCGAGCTCCAGGCCTAGTACGTCCCGTCGCCGGGACGTCCCGGCGATCACGCGCTTCCCCGCTTCCCCCGCTTCCCTCCGCCGGGCGTCCTCGACGCCCGGCGGAGGGCTTTCCGTGCCCTGGTCGGCGCTCCGGGCGGCCACATCAGATCTTCCGATGACGGTTGCCTACCTTCATGCAGGTTTGTTTCCATGGGCGCGGCCCCGAGCCACATACGAGGCTCTTGACCGACCACGGAGAACCCACATGATCAAGCTCGATGACATCCGCCGGCACGCGGCGGGCGGCGCGACGCGGGATGCCTTGGTCGACGGCCAGGTGCGGCTGACCTGGGGCCAGTTCGCCGAGACCGTGGAGCGGACGGCGGCCGGACTCACCGAGCACCTGCCCCAAGAGGGCGCGGTCCGGGCGGTTTTCCTCGCCGGGAACAGCTGGCAGCTCACCGTCGCGATGAGCGCCTGCGCCACCCTCGGCGTCTCCTGCACCGGACTCGATCCGCAGAGCGGCACGGACGACCTGGGCCGGGTGCTCTCCTGGCTGGAGCCGTCCGTGGTCTTCGTGACCTCGGAGCACCGCGCCACCCTCGACCAGCTCGTCTGGCCCAGCGGCCCGCAGGCCGTGCACGTCCTGCTGGACGGGATCACGGCACCCGGCGCCCCCGCGGCCCCCGGCAAGCACCAGGCGCTCAACTTCGACCTGCTGACCTCGGCCGAACCCCTGCGCACCCTGCCGGCGCCCCGGCCGTACGAGTCCTTCGCGGTGGGTGCGCGCAGCGAGGGCCCCTCCCGGATCGCCGTGCGCCGCACCCCCTCCGAGGGCCGCCACCTGGTCGACCTCGTCGACGAGTTCGGCCTCAACCGGGACGACGTCCACCTGGTCTCCGCCCCGCCGACCGAGCCCACGGCCCTCGCGCTGGCCCGCACGATGCTCGGCATCGGCGCCACCGTCGTCCTCGCCGACGGAGCCGGCCCCGAGACCCTGACCGCCCTGCTCGTCGCCGAGCGCGTCAGCACCGGCGTGATCACCCCGTCCACCCTGCACGGAGTGCTCGGGCTGCCGGAGACCGCCGAGCCCTCGCCGCGCACCCGTCACCTGCGGTTCCTCCTCACTCCCGGCGCCCACCTGGGCCGGTGGACCGTCAACACGGCCTGGGAGCGCCTCGGCCCGGTGCTGCACACCGCGCTCGGCAGCGCGGAGACCGGACTGACCGCCGTCATGGGCCCCGAGGAGCTGCTGGTCTCGCCGCCGCGCTCGGGCCACACCACGCTCGGCACCGCCGTCGCGGTCCTCGGTGAGGACGGGCAGCCGGTGCCGCAGGGCGAGAGCGGCCGCCTCGCCTTCGCCGGCCATCAGGTCATGGACGGCTACCTGGACGGCGAGACCCGGTTCGCCGAGCTGGACCTCGGCTGGGGCGCGGAGCGCTTCCTGGTCACCGACGAGTCCGGGCACGTGGACGAGACCGGCCGGCTGCTGGTCACCGGGCGGGTCACCGAAGTGCCCGTGGTGGTCCGCGATTCGGCGGTCGACACCGAGCTGTTCCGGCTGGAGTCGGACCTGCTCAACCTGCCCTGCCTGCGCGACACCGCCGTCATGCGGGTCAGCAGCCCGGTGCTGGGCGACGCGATCGTGGTCCCCTTCATCGCCGTGGCGGTCGGCCGCGAGGCCACCGGGTACCAGGCGCTCAGCGCCGCCTGCGCCCGCCGGGTGCCGTCGCTGCCCGCGCACGTCATCGCCGTCGACACCATCCCGTACAGCCCGACGGGCCGCATCCGCACCGGGGACCTGCTCGACGCGGTCCTGCCCATCATCACCCTGAACCTGCAGCTTGAGCAGTCGATGCAACAGGAGATGTCCGCGTGAACCTGCCCTCCTTCGACGACCAGCCGTACGACGAGCTGCTGGTGGAGGACTTCGAGACGGCCTACTTCGCACTCGAGCTCGAACTCCTCGACCTGCCCTGCGTCCAGGACGTCGCGGTGATGCGCACCCGGCTGCCCGAGGTGGGCGAGACGCTGGTGGTGGCCTTCGTACCGCTTCCCGAGGAGGACCAGGAGGCCGGCGGGCGGCAGGCCGCACTGGCCGCCTGCGAGCGGCGCATGCCGTGGGTGCTCTCGCACGCGGTGGCCGTCGACGTGATCCCGCGCGCGGCCGACGGATCCGCGCGCACGGGCCTGCTGATCGACCGTCTGCTCCCGCAGATCGCCCGGGACCTCCTCTCGCCGATGGAGATGTCCGACTAGTCCACTCCGCCCAACCCGCTGTCCACCACGAAGCAGCGGCTGACCTGTGGCCATGCCCTCTCTGACGGCATGGCCACAGGTATGTCCGCAGCCGTTCGTCAAGCTGGACGGCGAATCCTCTAGCGAAGTTATACCTGCACCATGGTATGTTTCCAGTCTCCGAGGCTCTGAGCCTCGCAGAAGGGAGCCCCTGCCGTGCAGTTTCAGCAGTTACGCTCGTTCCGTGAAGTAGCCGCCGAGATGAGCTTCACTCGCGCCGCTCGCAACCTCCACTACTCGCAGCCCAGCGTCACCGCCCACATCAAGAACCTCGAGGACTACATCGGGGCCGCCCTGTTCCATCGCGCCGGCGGCCGGGTCCAGCTCACCGAGGCGGGCGTACGTCTGCTGCCGCACGCGGAGAAGATCATTCTGATCGCCGAGGCCGCCTGTATAGACGCGGCCTCCGCCGGTCGTACCCGGCCCGCCGCCTGACCGGCCTCCGGACATATTTTCGTAATCCTTCTCCATTCGGCCCGGCCGTGTATCCGAATTACCTGGAACGATGCCCGGACGACGTTATTTCCGGGAATTCGGAATTCATCATTCCGCAATAGTCGAGAAGCGCGACCGGACCTTCTCCCTGACGTCGACAAGGCTTCTCCGCCTCGTTGTTGACGTATCCCCTGGAGCGTGATGACGCCAGGGTTGGCGTAGATGGGCAATTGTCCGTGCGCAGCCCAACAAGAGCGGATCGGCGGCCGAGCCTACGCTCGGGGCAATCGAACTGTGCGCCC
This portion of the Streptomyces sp. NBC_01244 genome encodes:
- a CDS encoding ScbR family autoregulator-binding transcription factor, with product MSQRETSRRTRRLIVEAAGAVFAEKGFNGATIADVYQRLGLTKGAFYYYFKGKEELAQAVLASQIDTVGFPILPRSTRLQEMIDKGMLFAVQIRTDPIVQGSLRLSLERGSHHEHRLRPYQDWIDHNRLALGQARECGELHAHVDLDAVANLIVGGFTGVQVLSEVVSDWEDLEVRVSVLLRHIMPIIALPTVLAELDMAPGRAERVAADLEKHLRERAEAEPADPADTAELQA
- a CDS encoding LysR family transcriptional regulator codes for the protein MQFQQLRSFREVAAEMSFTRAARNLHYSQPSVTAHIKNLEDYIGAALFHRAGGRVQLTEAGVRLLPHAEKIILIAEAACIDAASAGRTRPAA
- a CDS encoding class I adenylate-forming enzyme family protein, which gives rise to MIKLDDIRRHAAGGATRDALVDGQVRLTWGQFAETVERTAAGLTEHLPQEGAVRAVFLAGNSWQLTVAMSACATLGVSCTGLDPQSGTDDLGRVLSWLEPSVVFVTSEHRATLDQLVWPSGPQAVHVLLDGITAPGAPAAPGKHQALNFDLLTSAEPLRTLPAPRPYESFAVGARSEGPSRIAVRRTPSEGRHLVDLVDEFGLNRDDVHLVSAPPTEPTALALARTMLGIGATVVLADGAGPETLTALLVAERVSTGVITPSTLHGVLGLPETAEPSPRTRHLRFLLTPGAHLGRWTVNTAWERLGPVLHTALGSAETGLTAVMGPEELLVSPPRSGHTTLGTAVAVLGEDGQPVPQGESGRLAFAGHQVMDGYLDGETRFAELDLGWGAERFLVTDESGHVDETGRLLVTGRVTEVPVVVRDSAVDTELFRLESDLLNLPCLRDTAVMRVSSPVLGDAIVVPFIAVAVGREATGYQALSAACARRVPSLPAHVIAVDTIPYSPTGRIRTGDLLDAVLPIITLNLQLEQSMQQEMSA